One Actinoplanes missouriensis 431 DNA segment encodes these proteins:
- a CDS encoding FecCD family ABC transporter permease — protein sequence MSTYDTPTDQGVRTTAPAAAAPAARRASVRLAGLLISFALLALVLVLSIGFGARFLSIGEVWAGLTDPASEYYRIVHEMRLPRTLLGLMVGMALGLAGAIMQALTRNPLADPGLLGINAGASAGVASAAVFLGIGSFYGYIWFALAGAAAVTAMVYAVGGGRSATPARLALAGAALNATLYSYVSAALLSDSQAIEKVKFWTAGSLASADFATVTRLLPFFAAGLVVALLAARPLNALSLGDDAARALGARPAVIRTAVIIAVTLLCGGATAACGPIVFVGLLVPHMVRPFTGPDLRWLLPYTAVLAPVLLLGSDVLGRILGSPGELQVGTVTAVLGGPLFLYLVRAAR from the coding sequence CTGTCCACCTATGACACCCCCACGGATCAGGGGGTTCGCACCACGGCTCCGGCAGCGGCCGCGCCCGCGGCCAGACGTGCCTCGGTCCGGCTCGCCGGCCTGCTGATCTCGTTCGCCCTCCTGGCCCTGGTCCTGGTGCTCAGCATCGGGTTCGGCGCCCGGTTCCTCAGCATCGGCGAGGTCTGGGCCGGACTCACCGACCCGGCGTCGGAGTACTACCGGATCGTCCACGAGATGCGGCTCCCGCGTACCCTGCTCGGCCTGATGGTCGGGATGGCGCTCGGCCTGGCCGGCGCGATCATGCAGGCGCTGACCCGCAACCCGCTCGCCGACCCCGGCCTGCTCGGCATCAACGCCGGCGCGTCGGCCGGTGTCGCCTCGGCCGCCGTGTTCCTCGGCATCGGCTCGTTCTACGGCTACATCTGGTTCGCCCTGGCCGGCGCCGCGGCCGTCACCGCCATGGTCTACGCGGTCGGTGGTGGACGCTCGGCGACCCCGGCCCGGCTCGCTCTCGCGGGCGCCGCCCTCAACGCGACGCTCTACTCCTATGTGAGCGCCGCGCTGCTCTCCGACTCGCAGGCGATCGAGAAGGTCAAGTTCTGGACGGCCGGCTCGCTGGCCAGCGCCGACTTCGCCACAGTGACCCGGCTGCTGCCGTTCTTCGCGGCCGGCCTGGTGGTGGCGCTGCTGGCGGCCCGCCCGCTGAACGCGCTGTCGCTCGGTGACGACGCGGCCCGCGCGCTCGGCGCCCGGCCCGCGGTGATCCGCACCGCCGTCATCATCGCGGTCACCCTGCTCTGCGGCGGCGCCACCGCCGCCTGCGGCCCGATCGTCTTCGTCGGGCTGCTCGTCCCGCACATGGTCCGCCCGTTCACCGGGCCGGACCTGCGCTGGCTGCTGCCGTACACCGCGGTGCTCGCGCCGGTGCTCCTGCTCGGCTCGGACGTGCTGGGCCGGATCCTCGGCAGCCCCGGCGAGCTCCAGGTCGGCACGGTCACCGCCGTCCTCGGCGGTCCCCTCTTCCTCTACCTCGTGCGAGCCGCCCGATGA
- a CDS encoding FecCD family ABC transporter permease produces the protein MTTAVIEKPATPTGNRVGVRPRAVVVGVVAVLLTAAISVITLGTGEFPIAPADVVKTLFGQGTAAQDFIVNELRLPRLITAILVGMALAAGGAVFQSLVRNPLGSPDVLGVTNGASTAALVVVILGGSSTQLSLAAVAGGLGAALLIQLIGGKHGLHGFRFILVGIGLSAIFTGISGYLLTRGVQMENARALLWLTGSLDGRDWEQAGPLLGVLAVTLPILLLACGPGLKILEMGDDAAAALGVPVKVLRTSALFVAALLVACAAAAAGPVAFVALIAPHLAKKLTRAPGPNLIPSLAMGALLLVGADWLAQHAPRALPVGVVTGIVGGAYLVWLLTMERRAGRI, from the coding sequence ATGACCACCGCCGTAATCGAGAAGCCGGCCACCCCGACCGGCAACCGCGTGGGGGTCCGCCCGCGCGCCGTCGTGGTCGGCGTGGTCGCCGTGCTGCTCACCGCCGCGATCAGCGTGATCACGCTGGGCACCGGCGAGTTCCCGATCGCGCCCGCTGACGTGGTGAAAACCCTGTTCGGCCAGGGCACCGCCGCCCAGGACTTCATCGTCAACGAGCTGCGCCTGCCCCGGCTGATCACCGCGATCCTGGTCGGCATGGCCCTCGCGGCCGGCGGCGCGGTCTTCCAGTCGCTGGTCCGCAACCCGCTCGGCAGTCCGGACGTCCTCGGCGTCACGAACGGCGCGAGCACCGCCGCGCTGGTCGTGGTGATCCTCGGCGGCAGCAGCACCCAGCTGTCGCTCGCGGCGGTCGCCGGTGGTCTCGGCGCGGCCCTGCTCATCCAGCTGATCGGCGGCAAGCACGGCCTGCACGGCTTCCGGTTCATCCTGGTCGGCATCGGCCTGTCCGCCATCTTCACCGGCATCAGCGGATACCTGCTGACCCGTGGTGTGCAGATGGAGAACGCGCGCGCCCTGCTCTGGCTCACCGGCAGCCTGGACGGCCGGGACTGGGAGCAGGCCGGGCCGCTGCTCGGTGTGCTCGCCGTGACGCTGCCGATCCTGCTGCTGGCATGCGGTCCCGGCCTCAAGATCCTGGAGATGGGCGACGACGCGGCAGCGGCTCTGGGCGTACCGGTGAAGGTTCTTCGTACGTCTGCTCTCTTCGTGGCCGCCCTGCTGGTGGCGTGTGCCGCGGCAGCGGCCGGACCCGTCGCCTTCGTCGCGCTCATCGCGCCGCACCTGGCGAAGAAACTCACCCGGGCGCCCGGGCCGAACCTGATCCCGTCCCTCGCCATGGGCGCGCTGCTGCTGGTCGGCGCGGACTGGCTCGCGCAGCACGCTCCCCGGGCGCTCCCGGTGGGCGTGGTGACCGGCATCGTCGGCGGCGCCTACCTCGTCTGGCTGCTCACCATGGAACGCCGAGCAGGCCGGATCTGA
- a CDS encoding ABC transporter ATP-binding protein — protein MSRLSGTGMTLAYDKRVIAEQLSVDIPDDSFTVIIGPNACGKSTLLRALARLLKPAAGTVLLDGQDLQSQPTRQVAKTLGLLPQSSTAPDGITVSELVARGRYPHQSLLRRWSTADEQVVTESMTATGVADLADRNVDELSGGQRQRVWLAMALAQQTPLLLLDEPTTYLDIAHQIEVLDLCAELHETQGRTLVAVLHDLNHAARYATHLIAMRGGKVAKSGSPADVLTADLVEEVFGLPCRVIDDPETGTPLVVPAARRRLASTSESV, from the coding sequence ATGAGTCGCCTCAGCGGTACCGGAATGACTCTGGCCTACGACAAGCGAGTCATCGCCGAGCAGCTGAGCGTCGACATCCCGGACGACTCGTTCACCGTGATCATCGGCCCGAACGCGTGCGGCAAGTCCACGCTGCTGCGGGCCCTCGCGCGGCTGCTCAAGCCGGCCGCCGGGACCGTGCTGCTGGACGGGCAGGACCTGCAGTCCCAGCCCACCCGCCAGGTCGCCAAGACGCTCGGCCTGCTGCCGCAGTCGTCGACCGCGCCGGACGGCATCACCGTCTCCGAGCTGGTGGCCCGCGGCCGGTACCCGCACCAGAGCCTGCTGCGCCGCTGGTCGACCGCGGACGAGCAGGTGGTGACCGAGTCGATGACCGCGACCGGGGTCGCCGACCTGGCCGACCGCAACGTCGACGAGCTCTCCGGCGGCCAGCGCCAGCGGGTCTGGCTCGCCATGGCGCTCGCCCAGCAGACGCCGCTGCTGCTGCTCGACGAGCCGACCACGTACCTGGACATCGCGCACCAGATCGAGGTGCTCGACCTCTGCGCCGAGCTGCACGAGACCCAGGGCCGGACCCTGGTGGCGGTGCTGCACGACCTGAACCACGCCGCCCGGTACGCCACCCACCTGATCGCCATGCGGGGCGGCAAGGTCGCGAAGTCCGGCAGTCCCGCCGACGTGCTCACCGCGGATCTGGTCGAGGAGGTCTTCGGCCTGCCCTGCCGGGTGATCGACGACCCGGAGACCGGCACCCCGCTGGTGGTCCCGGCCGCCCGTCGCCGGTTGGCCTCAACATCGGAATCTGTCTGA
- a CDS encoding methyl-accepting chemotaxis protein, which produces MSPDSALARWFTNLRVRTKILAAVVLVAVMMTAATSFATVRMSEMDDRMNEMRNIHVQNLTLLGHIRGAQSDINHYSTSLVSAGTSAADRAAAGKGQAAAVQELDEALAEYTAQPKTTAAATTLTAFTGYWEQFNTAMAAAQAGKDSGIDFDEVITGMSASVDDLVIEEGASAAEAADKAHSAYQAANRDVLLSLAAALVLGIGFAMLVARSITRRLQPVAEAMEAVATGDLTRTIPATGSDEIGAMARSVNRATESVRETVGALAHSAEMLAASTGELNRVNDQTVAGSQSVSERAGSANASAEEVSRNLRTVATGADEMAMAIQEIAQSAAASAGVTLEAVSVVSETTETVSKLGASSQEIGAVVKVITSIAEQTNLLALNATIEAARAGESGKGFAVVAGEVKELAQETAKATEDISQRVQAIQADTESAVAAITRIGEVIERINQFQTTISAAVEEQTATTAEMNRNVATAAAGSAEIASNVSHVSSAAEQSRAAVASGQQAAAELAALAGDLNDLVGRFQYR; this is translated from the coding sequence ATGTCCCCTGATTCCGCCCTGGCCCGGTGGTTCACGAACCTCCGGGTCAGGACCAAGATTCTCGCCGCGGTGGTGCTGGTGGCGGTCATGATGACCGCGGCCACGTCGTTCGCGACCGTCCGGATGAGCGAGATGGACGACCGCATGAACGAGATGCGGAACATCCACGTGCAGAACCTCACGCTGCTCGGCCACATCCGTGGCGCGCAGTCCGACATCAACCACTACTCCACGTCGCTGGTCTCGGCCGGCACGTCGGCTGCCGACCGGGCCGCCGCCGGCAAGGGCCAGGCCGCGGCGGTGCAGGAGCTCGACGAGGCACTGGCCGAGTACACCGCGCAGCCCAAGACCACGGCGGCCGCCACCACGCTGACCGCGTTCACCGGCTACTGGGAGCAGTTCAACACGGCGATGGCCGCGGCTCAGGCCGGCAAGGACTCCGGCATCGACTTCGACGAGGTCATCACCGGCATGTCGGCGTCGGTCGACGACCTGGTGATCGAGGAGGGCGCGAGCGCGGCGGAAGCGGCCGACAAGGCGCACTCCGCCTACCAGGCCGCCAACCGCGACGTGCTGCTCAGCCTCGCCGCCGCGCTGGTGCTCGGCATCGGCTTCGCGATGCTCGTCGCCCGCTCGATCACCCGCCGCCTGCAGCCCGTCGCCGAGGCGATGGAGGCGGTCGCGACCGGCGACCTGACCCGGACCATCCCGGCCACCGGCTCCGACGAGATCGGCGCGATGGCGCGCTCGGTCAACCGGGCCACCGAGAGCGTCCGGGAGACCGTCGGCGCGCTGGCGCACAGCGCCGAGATGCTCGCCGCGAGCACGGGCGAGCTGAACCGGGTCAACGACCAGACCGTCGCCGGCTCGCAGTCGGTCTCCGAGCGGGCCGGTTCGGCGAACGCCTCGGCCGAGGAGGTCTCCCGCAACCTGCGGACCGTCGCGACCGGCGCCGACGAGATGGCGATGGCCATCCAGGAGATCGCGCAGAGCGCCGCGGCCAGCGCCGGGGTCACCCTCGAAGCGGTCTCCGTGGTCTCCGAGACCACCGAGACGGTGAGCAAGCTCGGCGCCAGCTCGCAGGAGATCGGCGCGGTGGTCAAGGTGATCACCTCGATCGCCGAGCAGACCAACCTGCTGGCTCTGAACGCGACGATCGAGGCGGCCCGCGCCGGCGAGTCCGGCAAGGGCTTCGCCGTGGTGGCCGGGGAGGTCAAGGAGCTCGCCCAGGAGACCGCGAAGGCCACCGAGGACATCTCCCAGCGGGTCCAGGCGATCCAGGCCGACACCGAGAGCGCGGTCGCCGCGATCACCCGGATCGGCGAGGTGATCGAGCGGATCAACCAGTTCCAGACCACCATCTCGGCCGCCGTCGAGGAACAGACCGCGACGACCGCGGAGATGAACCGCAACGTGGCGACCGCCGCGGCCGGCAGCGCGGAGATCGCGTCGAACGTGAGCCACGTGTCGAGCGCGGCCGAGCAGAGCCGGGCCGCCGTGGCGTCGGGTCAGCAGGCGGCCGCGGAGCTGGCAGCTCTCGCCGGGGACCTGAACGATCTGGTGGGCCGGTTCCAGTACCGCTGA
- the lhgO gene encoding L-2-hydroxyglutarate oxidase: MADETIAIIGAGIVGLAIGREITLRRPGARVVLLEKEAEVAQHQTGHNSGVVHAGIYYTPGSLKAELCTRGRLLLREYCAERGIAYDECGKLVVAVRADELGRLDNLEKRARENGVPGLRRVDPAGIREIEPHAAGLAALHSPETAITDFPGVARAFAADIGAAGGEVRTGFAVDRLTPQGARIEIAAGERRLLADRVIVCAGIQSDRVAKLAGDAPGPRIIPFRGEYMRVKPAKADLVRGMIYPVPDPRYPFLGVHFTRRVTGVVEVGPNAVLATAKEGYRRTQVNVFDLAGIAAWPGTWRMARQHWRTGVKEVLGSLSQRRYMAEAMRYVPEIGAADVERAGAGVRAQALDRDGSLVDDFRIHRLGPVTAVRNAPSPAATSSLAIAEHVVGQIFE; encoded by the coding sequence GTGGCCGACGAGACCATCGCGATCATCGGGGCCGGCATCGTCGGCCTGGCGATCGGGCGGGAGATCACCCTGCGCCGGCCGGGCGCCCGTGTCGTGCTCCTGGAGAAGGAGGCGGAGGTCGCCCAGCATCAGACCGGCCACAACTCGGGGGTCGTGCATGCCGGGATCTACTACACGCCGGGCAGCCTGAAGGCGGAGCTCTGCACCCGGGGCCGGCTGCTGCTGCGGGAGTACTGCGCGGAGCGGGGGATCGCGTACGACGAGTGCGGCAAGCTGGTCGTGGCGGTGCGCGCGGACGAGCTGGGCCGGTTGGACAACCTGGAGAAGCGGGCGCGGGAGAACGGCGTACCCGGTCTGCGGCGGGTCGACCCGGCCGGGATCCGCGAGATCGAGCCGCATGCGGCCGGTCTGGCCGCGCTGCATTCGCCGGAGACGGCGATCACCGACTTCCCGGGTGTGGCCAGGGCGTTCGCGGCGGACATCGGGGCGGCCGGGGGAGAGGTGCGCACCGGCTTCGCGGTGGACCGGCTCACCCCGCAGGGGGCGCGCATCGAGATCGCCGCGGGGGAGCGGCGGCTGCTCGCCGACCGGGTGATCGTCTGCGCCGGCATCCAGTCGGACAGGGTGGCGAAGCTGGCCGGCGACGCGCCCGGCCCGCGGATCATCCCGTTCCGCGGGGAGTACATGCGGGTCAAGCCGGCCAAGGCGGACCTGGTGCGGGGCATGATCTATCCGGTTCCGGATCCGCGCTACCCGTTCCTGGGGGTGCATTTCACCCGGCGCGTGACGGGTGTGGTGGAGGTGGGGCCGAACGCGGTGCTCGCCACGGCGAAGGAGGGCTACCGCCGTACCCAGGTGAATGTTTTTGATCTGGCCGGGATCGCGGCGTGGCCGGGGACGTGGAGGATGGCGCGGCAGCACTGGCGGACCGGGGTGAAGGAGGTCCTCGGGTCGCTGTCCCAGCGGCGTTACATGGCCGAGGCGATGCGGTACGTGCCGGAGATCGGCGCGGCCGACGTCGAGCGTGCCGGGGCGGGGGTGCGCGCGCAGGCGCTGGACCGCGACGGCAGCCTGGTCGACGACTTCCGGATCCACCGGCTGGGTCCCGTGACGGCCGTGCGCAATGCCCCGTCACCCGCGGCGACGTCCTCACTGGCGATCGCCGAGCACGTGGTCGGACAGATCTTCGAGTAG
- a CDS encoding HAMP domain-containing sensor histidine kinase — MTLWWRERTLHARLALLVAGAVAAAVLVVSAGAWFTVREIQQDKVAAELASDASTIAANPAYWLAMEGKREASGYRHGKEIGPCWQIIDASGTVVGGTATPLPVTDAAVAVAAGSSEPVREEVTLGPGEYLMFTKPLPGGGAVQVALDRRPDDRVLMTFALLLAVGCAAGIGGAALLGRTVSRAGLAPVDRLTGAVEDVAVTMDLSRWAQARPIEVAGNDEIARLGRSVNTMLSTLDASRRAQRALVEDAGHELRTPLTSIRTNVELLLTVERNPELAHRLTTEDRTSLLEDLDAQVRELATLTTELVELSREEASREAVEPLDLAEVVTAAVSRVQLRAPALTFDTALTPATVLGRPGELERMVVNVLDNAAKWSPPAGKVQVRLIPDGPGACLLTVTDTGPGIADEDRPHVFDRFYRSAAARAMPGSGLGLAIVAQTATNHGGTVQALPNSPTGTILTIRLPGTPA, encoded by the coding sequence GTGACCCTCTGGTGGCGTGAGCGCACCCTGCACGCCCGGCTCGCCCTGCTGGTGGCCGGCGCGGTGGCCGCCGCCGTCCTGGTCGTCTCGGCCGGCGCCTGGTTCACCGTGCGGGAGATCCAGCAGGACAAGGTCGCCGCCGAGCTGGCGTCGGACGCGAGCACGATCGCGGCGAACCCGGCGTACTGGCTGGCGATGGAGGGCAAGCGGGAGGCCTCGGGTTACCGGCACGGCAAGGAGATCGGCCCCTGCTGGCAGATCATCGACGCGTCCGGCACGGTCGTCGGCGGCACCGCCACCCCGCTGCCGGTCACCGACGCGGCCGTCGCGGTCGCCGCCGGCAGCAGCGAGCCGGTCCGGGAGGAGGTGACCCTCGGCCCCGGGGAGTACCTCATGTTCACCAAGCCGCTGCCCGGCGGCGGAGCGGTCCAGGTGGCCCTCGACAGGCGCCCCGACGACCGCGTCCTGATGACGTTCGCCCTGCTCCTCGCGGTGGGCTGCGCGGCCGGCATCGGTGGCGCCGCCCTGCTCGGCCGCACCGTCTCGCGCGCCGGCCTGGCCCCGGTCGACCGTCTCACCGGTGCCGTCGAGGACGTCGCCGTCACGATGGACCTTTCCCGGTGGGCACAGGCCCGCCCGATCGAGGTGGCCGGCAACGACGAGATAGCCCGCCTCGGCCGCTCGGTCAACACGATGCTCTCCACGCTCGACGCGTCCCGCCGCGCCCAGCGAGCCCTGGTCGAGGACGCCGGCCACGAGCTGCGCACCCCGCTGACCAGCATCCGGACGAACGTCGAGCTCCTGCTCACCGTGGAGCGCAACCCCGAGCTGGCCCACCGCCTCACCACCGAGGACCGCACCAGCCTCCTCGAGGATCTGGACGCCCAGGTCCGCGAGCTGGCCACGCTCACCACCGAGCTGGTCGAGCTCTCCCGCGAGGAGGCCAGCCGCGAGGCCGTCGAGCCGCTGGACCTGGCCGAGGTGGTCACCGCCGCGGTCAGCCGCGTCCAGCTGCGCGCCCCCGCCCTGACCTTCGACACCGCCCTCACCCCGGCAACCGTCCTCGGTCGCCCCGGCGAGCTGGAGCGCATGGTCGTCAACGTCCTCGACAACGCCGCGAAATGGAGCCCACCCGCGGGCAAGGTCCAGGTCCGCCTCATCCCCGACGGCCCCGGCGCCTGCCTGCTCACGGTCACCGACACCGGCCCCGGCATAGCCGACGAGGACCGCCCCCACGTCTTCGACCGCTTCTATCGATCAGCCGCCGCCCGCGCCATGCCAGGCTCGGGCCTGGGCTTGGCGATAGTGGCCCAAACCGCCACAAATCACGGCGGCACAGTGCAGGCCCTCCCCAACAGCCCCACCGGGACGATCCTGACGATCCGCCTTCCCGGGACCCCTGCGTGA
- a CDS encoding response regulator transcription factor, whose product MRILVVEDDAAVRDSLARTLRFEGYQVESAGDGHAALDAVRAGEPDAVILDVNMPGMDGLEACRRMRADGVVLPVLMLTARDTVGDRVAGLDAGADDYLVKPFALQELLARIRALLRRSALTAPAAAAEPDDLLAFADIRLDPRTREVWRGARALRLTRTEFTILEAFLRHPRQVLSRAALFEQVWGYDFGEQSNSLHVYLGYLRRKLEADGETRLLHTVRGVGFVLREEPL is encoded by the coding sequence ATGCGGATCCTGGTGGTCGAGGACGATGCGGCGGTGCGTGACTCGCTGGCGCGGACCCTGCGCTTCGAGGGTTACCAGGTGGAGAGCGCCGGTGACGGCCATGCCGCGCTCGACGCGGTCCGTGCCGGCGAGCCCGACGCGGTGATCCTCGACGTGAACATGCCGGGCATGGACGGCTTGGAGGCGTGCCGGCGGATGCGCGCCGACGGGGTGGTGCTGCCGGTCCTCATGCTCACCGCCCGCGACACGGTCGGTGACCGGGTGGCCGGCCTCGACGCGGGCGCCGACGACTACCTGGTGAAACCGTTCGCCCTGCAGGAGTTGCTCGCCCGCATCCGAGCGCTGCTGCGCCGGTCCGCGCTGACCGCCCCGGCCGCGGCCGCCGAGCCGGACGATCTGCTCGCCTTCGCCGACATCCGGCTCGACCCGCGCACCCGCGAGGTGTGGCGCGGTGCCCGCGCGCTGCGCCTGACCCGCACCGAGTTCACCATCCTGGAGGCGTTCCTCCGTCATCCCCGGCAGGTGCTGTCCCGGGCCGCGCTCTTCGAGCAGGTCTGGGGTTACGACTTCGGCGAGCAGTCCAACAGCCTGCATGTCTACCTGGGCTATCTGCGCCGCAAGCTGGAGGCCGACGGCGAGACCCGGCTGCTGCACACGGTCCGGGGCGTGGGTTTCGTGCTGAGGGAGGAGCCCCTGTGA
- a CDS encoding FMN-binding protein: protein MRRITLWLLSTVAALVLLFSYRTSTGASITPEVVAVGTAAPAGDTYAGDVVQTQEGDVQVTITVTDGKITAVTVPVHPSGSSRHDEISARAIPVLVQETLDAQSADIDSVSGATFTSGGYKESLQSALDAAQL, encoded by the coding sequence ATGCGACGTATCACTCTGTGGCTTCTGTCGACCGTGGCGGCTCTCGTGCTGCTGTTCAGCTATCGGACCAGCACCGGCGCGTCCATCACCCCCGAGGTGGTGGCCGTCGGGACGGCGGCGCCGGCCGGGGACACCTACGCCGGCGACGTCGTGCAGACGCAGGAGGGCGACGTCCAGGTGACCATCACGGTCACCGACGGGAAGATCACCGCGGTCACGGTGCCGGTCCACCCGAGCGGCAGCTCCCGGCACGACGAGATCAGCGCCCGGGCCATCCCGGTGCTCGTGCAGGAGACCCTGGACGCGCAGAGCGCCGACATCGACTCCGTCTCCGGCGCCACGTTCACCAGCGGCGGATACAAGGAGTCGCTGCAATCCGCGCTCGACGCGGCCCAGCTGTGA
- a CDS encoding ferredoxin reductase family protein encodes MTTTAVPGNARSAAHRRPRAAPRWWKDAGGVAAGLSLLIVTALWVSNGGVREITGGGSAAITAVARLAGLWASDLLLIQVLLMARIPMVERAFGQDRLARWHRWTGFTSFWLMLAHIVTVTIGYAAGTTNVVTQFWDLVRTYPGMLLAAAGTLLLLLVVATSIRKARRRLRYESWHLLHLYAYLGVGLALPHQIWTGSDFTGSALARAYWWTLYAVALVAVVVHRLGVPAWRNWWHRLVVTRVVPEGPGLTSVYLTGENLTGLTVRAGQFFHWRFLDGPGWTRSNPFSLSAAPQPDSLRITVKNSGDGSGRIASLKPGTRVLVEGPYGKLTGESYSGGPVVLMACGIGITPLLSLLGELPYRSGEATLIYRARSEEDLAFRGELEWFAAQRGVRVVPLTGRRADRDSWLPANLAGQPDAAVLRQVAPQVAAAHVYICGPEQWAGTARAAAVEAGVKPARVHTELFSW; translated from the coding sequence ATGACCACCACCGCCGTACCCGGAAATGCTCGAAGCGCTGCCCATCGCCGGCCTCGCGCCGCGCCGCGATGGTGGAAGGACGCCGGTGGCGTCGCCGCCGGGCTGAGCCTGCTGATCGTGACCGCGCTCTGGGTCAGCAACGGCGGGGTGCGGGAGATCACCGGTGGTGGCTCCGCCGCGATCACCGCGGTCGCCCGGCTCGCCGGTCTCTGGGCCTCCGACCTGCTGCTGATCCAGGTGCTGCTGATGGCCCGGATCCCGATGGTGGAGCGCGCGTTCGGGCAGGACCGGCTCGCCCGCTGGCACCGGTGGACCGGTTTCACGTCGTTCTGGTTGATGCTGGCGCACATCGTCACGGTCACCATCGGGTACGCGGCCGGCACCACGAACGTTGTCACCCAGTTCTGGGACCTGGTACGGACGTACCCCGGCATGCTGCTCGCCGCTGCCGGGACGCTGCTGCTCCTGCTGGTGGTCGCCACCTCGATCCGTAAGGCGCGCCGCAGGCTGCGGTACGAGTCCTGGCACCTCCTGCACCTCTACGCCTACCTCGGCGTCGGGCTGGCCCTGCCGCACCAGATCTGGACCGGCTCCGACTTCACCGGCTCGGCGCTCGCCCGCGCGTACTGGTGGACGCTGTACGCGGTGGCGCTCGTCGCCGTCGTCGTCCACCGCCTCGGCGTGCCGGCCTGGCGCAACTGGTGGCACCGCCTGGTGGTCACCCGGGTCGTGCCGGAGGGGCCCGGTCTGACCTCGGTCTACCTGACCGGCGAGAACCTGACCGGCCTGACGGTGCGGGCCGGGCAGTTCTTCCACTGGCGGTTCCTGGACGGGCCCGGCTGGACCCGGTCGAACCCCTTCTCGCTCTCGGCCGCACCGCAGCCGGACTCGTTGCGGATCACCGTGAAGAACTCCGGGGACGGCAGCGGGCGGATCGCCTCCCTGAAGCCCGGCACCCGGGTGCTGGTCGAGGGGCCGTACGGGAAGCTGACCGGGGAGTCCTACTCCGGCGGGCCGGTCGTGCTGATGGCCTGCGGGATCGGGATCACGCCCCTGTTGTCGCTGCTCGGGGAGCTGCCGTACCGCAGTGGCGAGGCGACGCTCATCTACCGGGCCCGCAGCGAGGAGGACCTGGCGTTCCGCGGCGAGCTGGAGTGGTTCGCGGCGCAGCGCGGGGTGCGGGTCGTCCCGCTGACCGGGCGCCGGGCGGACCGCGACTCGTGGCTGCCGGCGAACCTGGCCGGCCAGCCGGACGCCGCCGTGCTGCGGCAGGTGGCGCCGCAGGTCGCGGCCGCGCACGTCTACATCTGCGGGCCGGAGCAGTGGGCCGGGACGGCACGGGCGGCGGCGGTCGAGGCGGGGGTCAAGCCGGCTCGCGTGCACACCGAGCTCTTCAGCTGGTAG
- a CDS encoding DUF4956 domain-containing protein: MTTLLAAAVDLAAIALLTFGVYFPRHRRRDLVTAFLGINIGVLAVAIVLGSTTVGAGLGLGLFGVLSIIRLRSDEISQHEIAYYFAALGLGLIAGLGGTPDSTTAGLMLLIIVGLWIGDHPALFRRYRNQQLRLDVAYTDEDALRTHLETLLGGRVTSMVVRQVDMVNDSTLVDVRYVAPAAGRAPQEPGLRQRVNAA, from the coding sequence GTGACCACGTTGCTAGCCGCCGCGGTGGACCTCGCCGCGATCGCCCTCCTGACGTTCGGCGTCTATTTCCCCCGGCATCGCCGGCGCGACCTGGTGACCGCCTTCCTCGGCATCAACATCGGCGTCCTCGCGGTCGCGATCGTGCTCGGTTCGACGACCGTCGGCGCCGGCCTCGGCCTGGGTCTCTTCGGTGTCCTGTCGATCATCCGGCTGCGGTCCGACGAGATCTCCCAGCACGAGATCGCGTACTACTTCGCGGCGCTCGGCCTGGGCCTGATCGCGGGACTCGGCGGCACGCCGGACTCGACCACCGCCGGCCTGATGCTGCTGATCATCGTGGGGCTCTGGATCGGTGATCACCCGGCGCTGTTCCGGCGGTACCGCAATCAGCAACTGCGGCTCGACGTCGCGTACACCGACGAGGACGCGCTGCGCACGCACCTGGAGACGCTGCTCGGCGGCCGGGTGACGAGCATGGTGGTGCGCCAGGTCGACATGGTCAACGACAGCACGCTCGTCGACGTCCGGTATGTGGCGCCGGCGGCCGGCCGCGCGCCGCAGGAGCCGGGACTGCGTCAGCGGGTGAACGCCGCATGA